A section of the Dehalobacter sp. DCM genome encodes:
- the ndk gene encoding nucleoside-diphosphate kinase: MERTFLMLKPDAVQRGLIGEIIGRFEKKGFILVGLKMMQVDRDLAEEHYKEHKGKSFFEPTVQYIMSSPVVAMVWQGKNVVSLAREMMGATNPANANPGSIRGAYAMDISRNVIHGSDSVESAEREIAIYFKLEEIVNYTKAGSEWLSE; the protein is encoded by the coding sequence GTGGAAAGAACATTTCTTATGCTTAAGCCGGATGCCGTTCAAAGAGGATTGATCGGAGAAATCATCGGCCGATTTGAGAAAAAAGGATTTATACTTGTGGGTTTGAAAATGATGCAGGTTGACAGAGACCTTGCTGAAGAGCATTATAAAGAGCATAAGGGCAAATCGTTTTTTGAACCTACCGTTCAGTATATTATGTCTTCACCGGTGGTTGCCATGGTATGGCAAGGGAAGAATGTGGTATCCTTGGCCAGAGAGATGATGGGGGCAACCAATCCTGCCAATGCAAACCCCGGCTCCATTCGCGGTGCTTATGCGATGGATATCAGCCGAAATGTTATCCACGGGTCCGATTCCGTGGAAAGCGCAGAGAGGGAAATCGCCATATACTTTAAACTCGAAGAAATAGTGAATTATACAAAAGCCGGGTCTGAGTGGCTGAGTGAGTAA
- a CDS encoding DUF881 domain-containing protein — translation MQDKKKLARLLIGMGMLIIGVFFVMILKSYLADKTVSAEDDKLPSILQIETENKQLANENAKLQAELTKYQQGIDAQMLASEQLAQARISSGRVSLTGKGIVITLKDSDKKISAQEEGLIHEEHLRAIVNALWNGGAEAIAINDQRLTTFTEIYCSGSYISINDTVQMPPYTITAIGNQSNLKSALKFYGWDLLDESQKNLEIPIDPVTVPSAKPVSYRYVQPANEEG, via the coding sequence ATGCAAGATAAAAAGAAATTGGCGAGACTTCTTATCGGTATGGGGATGCTGATTATCGGTGTATTTTTCGTTATGATTTTAAAATCGTATCTTGCCGATAAAACAGTATCTGCAGAAGATGATAAATTGCCGAGCATCCTGCAAATTGAAACTGAGAATAAGCAGTTAGCAAATGAAAACGCTAAACTCCAGGCCGAGCTGACCAAATACCAACAAGGTATTGATGCCCAGATGCTGGCATCCGAGCAGTTAGCGCAAGCGCGGATCAGTTCCGGTAGGGTCAGTCTAACGGGAAAGGGAATCGTTATCACCCTTAAGGATTCCGATAAAAAGATAAGCGCCCAAGAGGAGGGACTTATCCATGAGGAACATCTGCGGGCTATTGTCAATGCGTTGTGGAATGGCGGAGCCGAGGCCATAGCAATCAATGATCAACGCCTTACTACCTTTACGGAGATTTACTGCAGCGGCTCCTATATCAGTATCAACGATACCGTTCAGATGCCTCCGTATACTATCACCGCGATCGGAAACCAGAGTAACCTGAAATCTGCGTTGAAATTCTACGGGTGGGACCTACTGGATGAAAGTCAGAAGAATTTAGAGATCCCCATAGATCCTGTTACTGTACCGTCTGCCAAACCTGTGAGTTATCGGTACGTTCAACCGGCCAACGAGGAGGGCTGA
- a CDS encoding DUF881 domain-containing protein yields MLNKKVVTVVTIASIAIGILISLQFQTQREVDKVELDQQERAVLTQQVISNLQNENKQLKEEYAQLSAELEKYKKTGNDNPYIVAQLQMLKIADGTITVKGPGIRIVINDNTPEAIGFIRSADLLRIVNQLRLAGAEAISINGQRIVSTTSIVLSGDSTILINEVPVSEIGRTTYEILAIGYQENLVKYIDFVAKDLKVIGMDVAVTQEIVMIPSYKGDYAFEYAKEVKTE; encoded by the coding sequence ATGCTAAACAAAAAAGTGGTTACTGTGGTCACAATTGCTTCTATTGCTATCGGCATCCTTATCTCTCTGCAGTTTCAGACCCAGCGGGAGGTAGATAAAGTTGAGCTGGATCAGCAGGAACGTGCGGTCCTGACACAGCAGGTCATCAGTAACCTCCAGAATGAGAATAAGCAATTGAAAGAGGAATATGCACAATTATCAGCCGAGTTGGAGAAATATAAGAAGACCGGCAATGATAATCCATATATTGTAGCGCAATTACAAATGCTAAAAATTGCCGACGGGACAATCACTGTCAAGGGCCCGGGCATTCGCATAGTTATTAACGATAACACGCCTGAAGCCATTGGATTTATTCGATCAGCTGATTTGCTGAGAATTGTTAATCAGCTGCGCCTGGCCGGAGCGGAAGCAATCAGTATCAACGGTCAGCGTATTGTATCGACCACATCGATTGTTCTAAGCGGAGATTCGACGATCTTGATTAATGAGGTCCCTGTCAGTGAGATTGGCAGGACGACGTATGAGATTCTGGCGATCGGTTATCAGGAAAACCTGGTTAAATATATTGATTTTGTCGCCAAAGATTTGAAAGTCATTGGCATGGACGTCGCTGTAACGCAAGAAATTGTAATGATTCCGTCTTATAAAGGGGATTACGCGTTTGAGTACGCCAAAGAAGTAAAAACGGAGTAG
- the folB gene encoding dihydroneopterin aldolase translates to MTESNAIHISGMAFYAYHGVLPEEEILGQRFIVDVDIYLNEHFGTDDNLANTVNYAEVYMAVKDIVLSERYQLIETLAEKIAADIIARFTCNKVRVEVHKPNAPVPGIFKDISVEVIRERSS, encoded by the coding sequence TTGACGGAAAGTAATGCGATCCATATCTCCGGAATGGCGTTTTACGCATACCATGGTGTATTGCCTGAAGAGGAGATTCTTGGCCAAAGGTTCATTGTGGATGTCGATATCTACTTAAACGAGCACTTCGGCACGGATGACAATTTAGCCAATACCGTCAACTATGCTGAAGTATATATGGCGGTAAAGGATATCGTTTTAAGTGAGCGGTATCAATTAATCGAAACACTGGCTGAAAAAATAGCTGCTGACATTATTGCCCGGTTTACCTGCAATAAAGTCAGAGTAGAGGTCCACAAACCCAATGCACCGGTACCCGGGATATTTAAAGACATATCGGTTGAAGTCATTCGGGAGAGATCATCATGA
- the folK gene encoding 2-amino-4-hydroxy-6-hydroxymethyldihydropteridine diphosphokinase, translating to MKAYLSLGSNEGDRKDYLLQALEMLADSCGITITKKSQLYETAPWGNEDQAAFLNMAAEIETDLDPLELLDRCQYIENTLGRKRSIHWGPRTMDIDILDCQDIRLSTERLTIPHPYMEQREFVLAPLREIVPDYILPSGNTITAVKGEGTVKRLNEYINT from the coding sequence ATGAAAGCCTATTTAAGTTTAGGAAGCAATGAGGGAGACCGGAAGGACTATCTTTTGCAGGCACTTGAAATGCTTGCCGATTCCTGCGGGATCACCATAACTAAGAAATCGCAACTATATGAGACGGCGCCCTGGGGAAATGAGGATCAAGCAGCTTTTTTAAATATGGCGGCAGAAATCGAGACAGATTTGGATCCTTTGGAATTGCTTGACCGCTGTCAATACATCGAAAATACCCTTGGCCGGAAACGGTCGATCCATTGGGGTCCCAGAACCATGGATATTGATATTCTTGACTGCCAGGACATTCGGCTTTCTACGGAAAGGCTGACTATTCCTCATCCCTACATGGAACAGCGCGAGTTTGTTCTGGCGCCATTAAGAGAAATTGTTCCTGATTATATCCTGCCGTCCGGGAATACGATAACGGCGGTAAAAGGTGAAGGCACCGTCAAACGATTGAATGAATATATTAATACTTGA
- a CDS encoding Rossmann-like and DUF2520 domain-containing protein, which yields MDKLTDLKFGIIGAGSVGTSLAVLLEKAGLECIGVTTRSRASYERFRSYLDKENLPVEQLAALADILFITTQDKYIEAIACELSPIQNRKTNQVWIHCSGSLPAELMCKDHTLKVGYLSLHPLQAFADADHAVNLMKGTFFGVEGSSQEVESLGVALVSLLGGTPIKIDPAKKTFYHSGAVIASNYLVSLVYLAVKLFRRAGVEQQDAIAALLPLVTGSLSNIERVGLFQALTGPIARGDVQVITKHLDKLPEAERSVYKGLGRLALELAMEKNATLIREGDKDTKATEIKTIEENYKQIEELLRD from the coding sequence ATGGATAAACTAACTGATTTGAAATTTGGGATCATCGGGGCAGGCAGTGTCGGGACGTCACTGGCGGTACTGCTGGAAAAGGCCGGTTTAGAATGCATTGGGGTTACAACCCGAAGCAGGGCGTCCTATGAGCGATTTCGCAGCTATTTGGACAAAGAGAATTTACCTGTTGAGCAGCTGGCGGCCCTTGCAGATATTCTATTTATCACCACACAGGATAAATACATCGAGGCGATTGCATGTGAACTATCCCCAATCCAAAACCGAAAAACAAATCAAGTTTGGATACACTGCTCGGGTTCGCTGCCCGCAGAGTTGATGTGCAAAGATCACACGCTGAAAGTCGGATACTTGTCACTGCATCCGCTGCAAGCGTTTGCCGATGCTGATCATGCTGTTAATCTCATGAAAGGTACCTTTTTCGGGGTAGAAGGCAGCAGCCAAGAAGTTGAGTCCTTAGGAGTGGCGCTTGTTTCCTTACTGGGTGGCACTCCTATCAAGATTGATCCGGCAAAGAAGACGTTTTATCATAGCGGTGCTGTCATTGCCTCAAATTATCTTGTCTCTTTGGTTTATTTGGCAGTTAAATTGTTCCGTAGAGCAGGGGTCGAACAGCAGGACGCGATAGCAGCCTTATTGCCTCTCGTGACCGGGTCACTCTCAAATATTGAGCGAGTCGGACTTTTCCAAGCACTGACAGGCCCTATTGCCCGGGGGGATGTCCAGGTAATAACGAAACATCTCGATAAATTGCCGGAGGCGGAACGTTCTGTTTACAAAGGACTTGGAAGATTAGCTTTAGAATTGGCTATGGAAAAGAATGCGACATTAATCCGTGAAGGTGACAAGGATACAAAGGCAACTGAAATAAAAACGATAGAAGAGAATTATAAGCAGATAGAAGAATTATTAAGAGATTAA
- the panC gene encoding pantoate--beta-alanine ligase, with protein MVIINTIADTRESILWAKQQGKKVVLIPTMGFLHDGHLSMVKAARRQDNGDKEILVVMSIFVNPLQFGPNEDYEKYPRDLTRDASLAEEAGVDLLFAPSVKEMYPAGGSLTAVQVSRITEVLCGASRPGHFEGVATVVTKLFNIVQPHEAYFGQKDYQQVAVIRQMVKDLNMPITIRSFPTVRESDGLALSSRNAYLSSEERQQAPILYRALQEASARITGGEISPDRIKAAIKQRISEESNGKIDYVEIYRADDLSEVEQITVSIVIALAVHFGTTRLIDNIIVEV; from the coding sequence ATGGTAATCATTAATACGATAGCCGATACAAGAGAAAGCATTCTATGGGCTAAACAACAGGGAAAAAAAGTTGTGTTGATTCCCACTATGGGTTTTCTCCATGATGGACATTTGTCCATGGTGAAAGCAGCCAGGAGACAAGATAATGGGGATAAAGAGATTTTGGTTGTGATGAGTATCTTTGTTAATCCCCTGCAGTTTGGACCGAATGAAGATTATGAGAAATATCCGCGTGATTTGACCAGGGACGCTTCTCTTGCGGAAGAAGCAGGCGTTGATCTGCTCTTTGCTCCTTCCGTAAAAGAAATGTATCCTGCGGGAGGATCATTGACAGCGGTTCAGGTATCTCGCATAACAGAAGTTCTATGCGGTGCAAGCCGACCGGGACATTTTGAAGGCGTCGCTACTGTCGTCACCAAGCTTTTTAATATTGTTCAGCCCCACGAAGCCTATTTCGGCCAAAAGGATTATCAGCAGGTGGCAGTCATCAGACAAATGGTCAAGGATTTGAACATGCCGATAACAATACGGTCGTTTCCAACGGTAAGGGAAAGCGACGGTCTGGCCCTGAGTTCCAGAAATGCCTATCTAAGCAGCGAAGAACGGCAGCAAGCCCCGATTCTCTACCGCGCACTGCAGGAGGCATCGGCACGGATAACGGGCGGCGAGATATCCCCAGATCGGATCAAAGCAGCCATTAAACAAAGAATAAGTGAAGAGTCCAATGGGAAAATTGATTATGTTGAAATTTATCGCGCAGATGATTTATCTGAAGTTGAACAAATAACCGTATCTATTGTTATCGCGCTTGCTGTTCACTTCGGGACGACGCGTTTGATCGATAACATTATTGTGGAGGTGTAA
- the panD gene encoding aspartate 1-decarboxylase, which translates to MFREMMKSKIHKARVTEANLNYVGSITIDKILMEQADFLENEKVQVVNLNNGARLETYVIPGEPNSGMICLNGAAARLVQVGDQVIIISYALFSDQEIKEYTPKIVFVDHNNHPKSVEDVEVHGSQA; encoded by the coding sequence ATGTTCAGAGAAATGATGAAATCTAAGATTCATAAAGCGAGGGTTACGGAAGCCAATCTAAACTATGTTGGCAGTATAACCATAGATAAGATACTGATGGAGCAGGCGGATTTTCTGGAAAACGAGAAAGTTCAAGTGGTTAATTTAAATAATGGTGCCCGCTTGGAGACCTATGTTATACCCGGGGAACCAAACTCAGGGATGATATGTTTAAATGGTGCGGCTGCCAGGCTTGTTCAAGTCGGTGATCAAGTGATTATTATTTCTTATGCGTTGTTTTCTGACCAGGAAATTAAGGAATATACTCCGAAGATTGTGTTTGTTGATCACAATAATCATCCGAAGTCAGTTGAAGACGTTGAAGTTCACGGCTCTCAGGCTTGA
- the nadA gene encoding quinolinate synthase NadA gives MNNEYTNNQLINEINALRKEKNAVILAHYYQPGEIQDIADFVGDSLQLAQQAAATDADVIVFCGVHFMAESAAILSPDKVVVLPDPQAGCPMADMVEPNRLREEKAKHPGIKVVCYVNSSAEVKAESDICCTSSNAEKVVDSLGNDDILFIPDGNLGRYIAAKTKRAIQFWPGFCPTHHRLAQTDILNKRKEFPKAKVLVHPECREEVWQEADYVGSTAGIIQYAVNSPDQEFIIGTECGILHELSKRCPRKKFHMASEYMICPNMKKVNLEKVRYSLRNLEPIVSVSDEIRKKSISALEKMLAVK, from the coding sequence ATGAATAATGAATACACCAATAATCAGCTGATCAACGAAATCAATGCTTTACGCAAAGAGAAAAATGCCGTCATCCTGGCGCATTATTACCAGCCGGGAGAAATACAAGATATTGCCGACTTTGTGGGAGATTCACTCCAGCTAGCTCAGCAGGCAGCAGCAACGGACGCCGATGTTATTGTATTTTGCGGGGTGCATTTTATGGCGGAAAGCGCGGCGATTCTGTCACCCGATAAGGTCGTTGTTTTGCCTGATCCCCAAGCGGGATGCCCGATGGCAGACATGGTTGAACCGAATAGGTTACGAGAAGAGAAGGCGAAGCACCCGGGAATTAAGGTTGTCTGTTATGTTAATTCATCAGCCGAAGTGAAGGCGGAGAGTGATATTTGCTGCACATCATCCAACGCGGAAAAGGTTGTTGATTCCTTGGGCAATGATGACATCTTATTTATCCCGGATGGAAATCTGGGGCGCTATATTGCAGCAAAGACAAAGCGGGCTATTCAATTTTGGCCAGGCTTTTGTCCGACGCATCATCGCCTGGCTCAGACGGATATATTAAATAAACGGAAGGAATTCCCTAAAGCCAAGGTTCTGGTACATCCGGAATGTCGGGAAGAAGTCTGGCAGGAAGCCGATTATGTTGGTTCAACTGCTGGTATTATTCAGTATGCGGTCAATTCTCCCGATCAGGAATTTATTATCGGGACAGAATGCGGTATTCTGCATGAACTATCCAAGCGCTGCCCCAGGAAGAAGTTCCATATGGCTTCTGAGTATATGATTTGTCCCAATATGAAAAAGGTCAATTTAGAGAAGGTTAGATATTCCCTGAGAAATTTGGAACCGATCGTCTCTGTTTCCGACGAAATCCGAAAAAAATCTATTTCTGCTTTAGAAAAAATGCTGGCAGTAAAATAA
- the nadB gene encoding L-aspartate oxidase, whose amino-acid sequence MKDENHYLIPWYKDKLDVYHTEVLILGSGIAGLYAAIKLNPKFDVTVLTKMEIMASNTEHAQGGIAVALNNGDSPQFHYDDTINAGAGLVNKKAAMILAEKGPECVTELIQLGTKFDTNCQNQLDFAMEGAHGKHRVLHAQGDATGWEIERTLVEVVQSQNISVKENYYLVDIVKNQKQEACGTLVYNHVDKKLELWLAKAIIMATGGLGQMYKYTTNPSVATGDGIAAAYRAGAELMDMEFMQFHPTALQIPGAPSFLISEAVRGEGAILINACNERFMENIPRKELAPRDVVSRAIWEQMQTGTVFLDFSTIGKTRVEQRFPGIHKTCLEYGVDITSEPVPVGPAAHYLMGGIRTDEYGQTNIPNLYACGECACNGVHGANRLASNSLLDGLVFAATISEHITAKITEISHIDDIQTDHFITDKEQASPADIESLRKDLKELFWNKVGIIRDNAGLIEARAMLNMLKEKFEPRCYIEELELGNMLTLGSIIIMAALEREESRGAHFRRDYPKADECWQKHSVIKRGDKHVCYVSI is encoded by the coding sequence ATGAAAGATGAGAATCACTATTTAATACCTTGGTATAAAGATAAACTCGATGTCTATCATACGGAGGTATTGATACTGGGCAGCGGGATTGCAGGATTATATGCAGCAATAAAGCTAAACCCAAAGTTTGATGTCACCGTGTTAACTAAAATGGAGATCATGGCCAGTAATACGGAACATGCTCAAGGCGGCATCGCCGTTGCACTGAATAATGGAGACTCCCCACAGTTTCACTATGATGATACGATTAATGCGGGTGCTGGTTTAGTCAATAAGAAGGCGGCAATGATATTGGCCGAAAAGGGTCCGGAATGCGTCACTGAACTTATTCAGCTCGGAACCAAGTTTGATACAAATTGTCAAAACCAACTTGATTTTGCTATGGAAGGCGCTCACGGTAAACATCGCGTATTACACGCCCAGGGCGATGCTACAGGCTGGGAAATTGAGAGGACACTCGTTGAAGTTGTCCAATCACAAAATATAAGCGTCAAAGAGAATTATTATCTCGTCGATATTGTGAAGAATCAGAAACAGGAAGCCTGCGGGACCCTTGTTTATAACCATGTTGACAAAAAATTAGAGCTATGGCTTGCTAAAGCGATTATCATGGCTACCGGCGGCTTAGGTCAAATGTATAAGTATACGACTAATCCGAGTGTCGCAACCGGCGATGGTATTGCAGCGGCGTATCGTGCCGGTGCTGAGCTTATGGATATGGAGTTTATGCAATTTCATCCCACTGCGTTACAAATACCGGGGGCTCCCAGCTTTTTAATATCGGAAGCTGTTCGGGGAGAAGGGGCTATACTGATCAATGCCTGCAACGAGCGTTTTATGGAGAATATCCCCAGGAAGGAACTGGCGCCAAGAGATGTTGTGTCACGGGCAATTTGGGAGCAAATGCAGACAGGAACGGTCTTTCTGGATTTTAGCACAATCGGCAAAACACGTGTAGAGCAACGCTTCCCTGGTATACATAAAACTTGCCTGGAATACGGTGTCGATATTACTTCTGAACCGGTTCCGGTGGGTCCGGCGGCACATTATTTGATGGGCGGAATACGTACCGATGAGTATGGCCAAACGAATATTCCCAACCTTTATGCGTGCGGAGAATGTGCCTGCAACGGTGTTCATGGCGCTAACCGACTGGCAAGCAATTCATTGCTTGATGGATTGGTGTTTGCAGCAACGATATCCGAACATATCACTGCTAAAATTACCGAAATAAGTCATATTGATGATATTCAAACAGATCATTTTATCACGGATAAGGAACAAGCTTCACCGGCTGACATTGAAAGTCTGAGAAAAGATTTGAAGGAATTGTTCTGGAACAAAGTGGGCATTATCCGGGATAACGCCGGTTTGATCGAAGCACGGGCGATGTTAAATATGTTAAAAGAAAAATTTGAGCCACGCTGTTATATTGAAGAACTGGAACTTGGCAATATGCTGACATTAGGATCGATTATCATTATGGCGGCGTTGGAACGGGAAGAAAGCAGAGGGGCTCATTTTCGACGGGATTACCCAAAGGCTGATGAATGTTGGCAAAAACATTCTGTCATTAAAAGGGGAGATAAACATGTTTGCTATGTTTCAATATGA
- the nadC gene encoding carboxylating nicotinate-nucleotide diphosphorylase: MFAMFQYDELIERALKEDIGTGDLSTLIIPEDYYGEARIYTKSNGIVCGLPIAELVFRKVNPAMDIETIACDGDRIKPGDLIMKIRGPLAAILQAERTVLNFIQHLSGIASITRRYVDAVKGTDTKITDTRKTMPGMRSLQKYAVRVGGGVNHRFGLYDGVMLKDNHLSALTNLTEAIPKLREKIGHMVKIEVECETMEQIEEALQSNVDVIMLDNMSLEDMRTAVKLIDHRTIVEASGGILEKNVRDIAETGVDFISIGRLTHSVEAVDFSMVIDDTKPSIKKYLTQDLKI; encoded by the coding sequence ATGTTTGCTATGTTTCAATATGATGAGTTAATCGAAAGGGCTTTAAAAGAGGACATTGGAACGGGTGATCTCAGCACGTTGATTATACCGGAAGACTATTACGGCGAGGCCAGGATCTATACAAAAAGCAACGGCATCGTCTGTGGCCTGCCCATTGCAGAATTGGTGTTTCGCAAAGTCAATCCCGCGATGGATATCGAAACGATTGCTTGTGATGGGGACCGGATTAAACCCGGTGATCTGATCATGAAAATTAGAGGACCACTGGCGGCAATACTTCAGGCCGAAAGGACTGTTTTGAATTTTATACAGCATCTTTCCGGTATAGCCAGCATCACACGACGGTATGTCGATGCTGTCAAAGGAACGGATACGAAGATTACAGATACACGAAAAACAATGCCGGGGATGCGAAGTCTGCAAAAATATGCTGTCAGGGTCGGTGGTGGGGTGAATCACCGCTTTGGTCTGTACGACGGCGTCATGCTCAAAGACAATCATCTGTCAGCATTAACTAATTTAACCGAAGCTATACCAAAACTAAGAGAAAAAATTGGGCATATGGTCAAAATAGAAGTAGAATGCGAAACGATGGAACAGATCGAAGAGGCTTTACAAAGCAATGTCGATGTCATCATGCTTGACAATATGTCACTGGAAGATATGCGAACAGCCGTTAAATTAATCGATCACCGGACAATTGTTGAGGCTTCAGGGGGTATATTAGAAAAAAATGTTCGGGACATTGCTGAAACGGGTGTCGATTTCATCTCGATCGGACGCCTGACTCACTCCGTAGAAGCGGTGGATTTTTCGATGGTTATTGATGATACAAAGCCTTCGATTAAAAAGTACCTGACCCAGGATCTTAAGATTTAA
- a CDS encoding type III pantothenate kinase, protein MLLVLDIGNTNIVLGVYQDRQLIHHWRISTNKDTTADEYAATLKNLFSFCGLEFRSITGAIISSVVPPVTPILEGMIRKYFAMMPMIIGPGIKTGISIVIDNPRELGADRIVNAVSALTKYGGPLIIVDFGTATTFCAVSENGAYLGGAIAPGIGISTDALYQKASKLPRVEIVKTGVIIGKNTVSSMQAGIYHGYCGLIDRIIKLMKKELGGDPKVVATGGLAQLVVDDSEMIELIDPFLTLDGLLYIYEKNTR, encoded by the coding sequence ATGCTTCTGGTATTGGATATCGGAAATACGAATATCGTTCTGGGAGTATATCAAGATCGTCAGCTTATTCATCATTGGCGGATATCGACCAACAAAGATACTACCGCCGATGAATATGCGGCAACGTTAAAGAACCTATTCAGTTTTTGCGGTCTTGAATTTAGAAGCATCACAGGCGCCATTATTTCTTCAGTAGTTCCACCGGTTACACCCATCCTGGAAGGAATGATCCGTAAATACTTTGCCATGATGCCGATGATTATTGGCCCTGGTATCAAAACCGGTATTTCGATTGTTATCGATAATCCCAGAGAACTTGGGGCAGATCGCATTGTCAATGCTGTTTCGGCACTTACCAAGTATGGTGGACCATTAATCATCGTTGATTTTGGCACAGCCACAACCTTTTGTGCGGTTAGTGAGAACGGTGCTTACTTAGGCGGTGCTATTGCACCGGGAATTGGAATTTCAACGGATGCGCTTTATCAAAAAGCATCTAAGCTGCCGCGAGTAGAAATCGTTAAAACCGGTGTCATTATCGGCAAGAATACGGTTAGCAGCATGCAGGCCGGAATATACCACGGCTATTGCGGATTGATCGATAGAATTATTAAGCTAATGAAAAAAGAATTAGGCGGGGATCCAAAAGTAGTCGCTACCGGCGGTTTGGCACAGTTAGTCGTTGATGACTCTGAAATGATCGAGCTAATTGATCCCTTTTTGACGTTGGATGGGCTGTTATATATCTATGAGAAGAACACGCGGTAG
- the dusB gene encoding tRNA dihydrouridine synthase DusB, with the protein MRLGRHNLSQKPVFMAPMAGITDKAFRHMIRLTGGKYVITEMISDKALIYNNSKTFKMIDLEGEPEPRIVQLFGSEPHTMADAAKIVFEHGADAIDINMGCPTPKIVKNGEGAALLRDITLAEKIASTVVKSVPIPVTVKIRLGWDDSCINAPELALRLEQAGIAMLTVHARTREQYYSGNADWQWIARTKAGIKIPVIGNGDINSPEDAMEMIKTTECDGVMIGRGALGNPWLIGRTQTFLDNGILLPEPDNIERLRMLFIHFEQLIDLKGERTGLQEIRKHAAWYIKGVRKAADYRNQIMTVKTYADMKALFLHIYSLEGGTFDTLPNQS; encoded by the coding sequence ATGAGATTAGGACGTCATAACTTATCACAGAAACCGGTTTTTATGGCACCCATGGCAGGGATAACCGATAAAGCTTTTCGCCATATGATTCGCCTTACAGGCGGCAAATATGTCATTACGGAAATGATCAGTGATAAAGCGCTTATCTATAATAACTCTAAAACCTTCAAGATGATTGATCTTGAAGGTGAACCGGAACCCCGCATTGTGCAGCTATTTGGCTCCGAACCACATACAATGGCTGACGCCGCAAAGATTGTTTTTGAACATGGGGCAGATGCTATTGATATTAATATGGGCTGTCCGACTCCCAAAATTGTAAAGAACGGTGAAGGAGCAGCTCTGCTTCGGGATATTACCTTAGCGGAGAAAATTGCTTCAACGGTCGTTAAATCAGTACCAATACCTGTTACGGTAAAAATCCGTTTAGGTTGGGATGACAGCTGTATCAATGCACCCGAACTGGCTTTGCGCTTAGAACAGGCAGGGATCGCCATGTTAACGGTACATGCCAGGACGAGAGAACAGTACTATTCAGGCAATGCGGACTGGCAGTGGATCGCTCGAACCAAAGCGGGGATTAAAATACCGGTCATTGGCAATGGCGATATTAATTCGCCTGAAGACGCCATGGAAATGATTAAAACGACTGAGTGTGACGGAGTTATGATCGGCCGAGGCGCTTTAGGAAACCCCTGGCTGATAGGCAGAACCCAAACTTTTTTGGATAATGGAATATTGTTGCCAGAGCCTGATAATATAGAAAGACTGAGAATGTTATTTATTCACTTTGAACAGCTTATTGATCTAAAGGGAGAAAGAACGGGGCTGCAGGAAATCCGCAAACATGCGGCATGGTATATCAAAGGGGTAAGAAAGGCTGCAGATTATCGTAATCAGATCATGACGGTAAAAACATACGCGGATATGAAGGCGCTATTTCTGCATATTTATTCCTTGGAGGGAGGTACCTTTGACACATTACCAAATCAATCGTAA